From the genome of Naumannella halotolerans, one region includes:
- a CDS encoding ArsR/SmtB family transcription factor, with protein sequence MTEQPTPQQLEVVARIFDLLGNPSRLHLLALAADGERDVSALAQAAGVTLTAASQHLSKMRLAGLVSARRQGRRLIYVVDDPHIVTVVRQMFEHIAPDGSLAPDPPLDPSIQGPAAGRL encoded by the coding sequence ATGACCGAGCAGCCGACCCCACAGCAGTTGGAGGTCGTCGCCCGGATCTTCGATCTGCTGGGGAACCCGAGCCGGCTCCATCTGCTGGCCCTGGCTGCCGACGGTGAACGCGATGTGAGCGCCCTGGCCCAAGCCGCCGGGGTCACCCTGACCGCGGCCAGTCAGCACCTGAGCAAGATGAGGCTGGCCGGTTTGGTGAGCGCTCGACGGCAGGGGCGCCGGCTGATCTATGTGGTGGACGACCCGCACATCGTCACTGTCGTCCGGCAGATGTTCGAACACATCGCCCCGGACGGGAGCCTGGCGCCCGATCCGCCGCTGGACCCCTCGATCCAGGGGCCGGCGGCCGGCCGCCTCTGA
- a CDS encoding glycosyltransferase, with protein sequence MATTIQHVVFPLDNDPDILPLYADPETWTKVGHDTVRVSALAHMDNVLSRSKARVPGGRRVSYASYFNAFPAAYWQRWTTVDEVTLTVTTTGAATVIVYRSNAGGAAQRMESRLVSGTVTSEFVLPVKNFGDGGWYWFDIVADDGDVVLEGGSWSTDREPRTQGNVSLAMTTFNKPGYCVETLQTLAAETDLRTEIDKVYVIDQGTEKVSDAEGFTEVAEELGDQLQIVRQDNLGGSGGFSRGMAETVRAGKSEFVLLLDDDVQIEPEGIFRALQFSRFARNPMLVGGHMFDLLDKPILHAFAEVIDMRYFFWRSMFDEQIRHDFRRTNLRQTPWMHARMDADYNGWWMCMIPVEVIKEIGLSVPVFIKWDDSEYGLRAREAGYPTVSLPGAALWHVSWVDKDDAYDWNAYFHARNRILAALLHSTHHRGGRLMSNSRRIDLKHLLCMQYYAVDARHQAIRDLLSGPDHLYPTMRSRLPELRARAAKYPEMRVIRGNEEEMPNTNEGKRIYPPYPEQPPMGSRLVAFGAISAARHFFTKPKPKNIDHPQAELAKKDAAWWRVPFLDSALISTADGSGKSVYRRDQRKFRRMWREGLELHRQLELRWDDLAKEYRRRMPELTSLETWEKHFGTRED encoded by the coding sequence ATGGCCACCACGATCCAGCATGTTGTCTTCCCTCTGGACAACGATCCCGACATCCTGCCGCTGTACGCCGACCCGGAGACCTGGACCAAGGTCGGTCACGACACCGTCAGGGTGTCTGCGCTGGCCCACATGGACAATGTGCTCTCGCGCAGCAAGGCCCGGGTGCCGGGTGGACGCAGGGTTTCCTATGCTAGCTATTTCAACGCCTTCCCCGCCGCCTACTGGCAGCGCTGGACGACCGTCGACGAGGTGACCCTCACCGTCACCACCACCGGTGCGGCCACCGTCATCGTCTACCGCTCCAATGCCGGCGGCGCGGCTCAGCGCATGGAGTCACGGCTCGTCTCGGGCACTGTGACCAGCGAGTTCGTGCTGCCGGTGAAGAACTTCGGTGACGGCGGGTGGTACTGGTTCGACATCGTCGCCGACGATGGTGACGTCGTGCTGGAGGGCGGGTCCTGGTCCACCGACCGCGAGCCCCGTACCCAGGGCAATGTCTCCCTGGCGATGACCACCTTCAACAAGCCCGGTTACTGCGTCGAGACTCTGCAGACCCTGGCCGCCGAGACCGATCTGCGGACCGAGATCGACAAGGTCTATGTGATCGACCAGGGCACCGAGAAGGTCTCCGACGCCGAGGGTTTCACCGAGGTTGCCGAGGAGCTCGGGGATCAGCTGCAGATCGTCCGCCAGGACAACCTCGGAGGCTCCGGTGGCTTCTCCCGCGGTATGGCCGAGACGGTCCGTGCCGGCAAGAGCGAGTTCGTCCTGTTGCTCGACGACGATGTGCAGATCGAGCCCGAGGGCATCTTCCGCGCGCTGCAGTTCTCCCGCTTCGCCCGCAACCCGATGCTGGTCGGCGGCCACATGTTCGATCTGTTGGACAAGCCGATCCTGCATGCCTTCGCCGAAGTGATCGACATGCGCTACTTCTTCTGGCGCTCGATGTTCGACGAGCAGATCCGTCACGACTTCCGGCGTACCAATCTGCGGCAGACTCCGTGGATGCATGCCCGGATGGATGCCGACTACAACGGCTGGTGGATGTGCATGATCCCGGTCGAAGTGATCAAGGAGATCGGTCTGTCCGTACCGGTCTTCATCAAGTGGGACGACTCGGAGTACGGTCTGCGGGCCCGCGAGGCCGGCTACCCCACGGTCTCCCTTCCCGGTGCGGCCCTGTGGCACGTCTCCTGGGTCGACAAGGACGATGCCTACGACTGGAACGCCTACTTCCATGCCCGCAACCGGATCCTGGCCGCGCTGCTGCACTCCACCCACCACCGCGGCGGCCGGTTGATGTCGAACAGTCGGCGGATCGACCTGAAGCACCTGCTGTGCATGCAGTACTACGCAGTCGACGCCCGGCACCAGGCGATCCGCGACCTGCTCAGCGGCCCGGACCATCTGTACCCCACGATGCGGTCGCGGCTGCCCGAGTTGCGGGCGCGGGCGGCGAAGTATCCGGAGATGCGGGTGATCCGGGGCAACGAGGAGGAGATGCCCAACACCAATGAGGGCAAGCGGATCTATCCTCCCTACCCCGAGCAGCCGCCGATGGGGTCACGGCTGGTGGCCTTCGGCGCCATCAGCGCAGCCCGGCACTTCTTCACCAAGCCGAAACCGAAGAACATCGACCATCCCCAGGCCGAGCTGGCGAAGAAGGACGCCGCCTGGTGGCGGGTCCCCTTCCTCGACAGCGCCCTGATCTCCACCGCCGACGGCAGCGGCAAGTCGGTCTACCGGCGCGATCAGCGCAAGTTCCGCCGGATGTGGCGCGAGGGCCTGGAACTGCACCGGCAGCTGGAGTTGCGCTGGGACGACCTGGCCAAGGAGTACCGCCGACGGATGCCG